Proteins encoded together in one Pantoea sp. CCBC3-3-1 window:
- a CDS encoding DNA-binding transcriptional regulator yields MKKRQLFNELVEGMDAWGEMNAGKKTLKTHRLSVEREIVLPSSELRQIRESLQLSQALFAQYLHTGLTTYQNWEQGRAKPNKQAILLIRMVEKDPQLLQTLAGLSL; encoded by the coding sequence ATGAAAAAACGACAGTTGTTCAATGAGCTGGTTGAAGGGATGGATGCCTGGGGAGAGATGAATGCGGGCAAAAAAACGCTGAAAACTCACCGGCTGAGCGTTGAACGCGAAATTGTGTTGCCCTCGTCTGAGCTACGGCAGATCAGGGAGTCGCTACAGCTTTCGCAGGCGCTGTTTGCCCAGTACTTACATACCGGGCTGACCACCTATCAAAACTGGGAGCAGGGTCGTGCTAAACCCAACAAGCAGGCGATTCTGCTTATCCGCATGGTTGAAAAAGATCCTCAGCTGCTGCAAACCCTTGCCGGATTGTCGCTGTAG
- a CDS encoding toxin — protein sequence MDAIFVELPPFARHRADYLSDEAFISLQNLLMLSPWCDDVIQHTGGLRKVRLGDEDRQKGKRTGLRVIYYWWQENAQFLLFTLYSKGEMGDLTVSQKSMLRQLLDYHMAGTP from the coding sequence GTGGATGCTATCTTTGTCGAACTTCCGCCATTCGCACGCCATCGTGCGGATTATCTCTCCGATGAGGCGTTTATCAGCCTGCAAAATCTCTTAATGCTTTCGCCATGGTGTGATGACGTTATCCAACACACGGGCGGATTGCGTAAAGTCAGGTTAGGCGATGAGGACCGCCAAAAAGGGAAGCGTACAGGCCTGCGGGTGATTTATTACTGGTGGCAGGAAAACGCCCAGTTCCTCCTTTTTACGCTTTACAGTAAGGGAGAAATGGGCGATCTCACCGTCTCGCAGAAAAGCATGCTGCGTCAGTTGCTTGATTATCATATGGCAGGAACACCATGA
- a CDS encoding LysE family translocator: MLETSLLIVTIATLGMLSPGPDFFLIVKNAARYRRSAALMTALGVNCAVATHMTYCVAGLAVVITTTPWLFMLLKYAGAAYLIYVGVQALLSRGGSKMDLTNVAPENTSLKKAFLQGYLCNLLNPKATLFFLSMFTQVLSVNSGFGEKVWYAGIILTLSSLWWPSLVILIQSAPVRRGLAKAQKLIDKLLGGVLIALGIKVALS; this comes from the coding sequence ATGTTAGAAACCAGTTTACTTATCGTCACGATTGCGACGCTGGGCATGCTCTCCCCTGGCCCGGACTTTTTTCTGATCGTTAAAAACGCAGCGCGCTATCGCCGCAGCGCGGCTTTGATGACGGCTTTAGGCGTTAACTGCGCCGTGGCGACGCACATGACTTACTGCGTTGCCGGGCTGGCCGTGGTGATCACCACCACGCCATGGCTGTTTATGCTGCTTAAATATGCAGGTGCCGCTTACCTGATTTACGTAGGCGTGCAGGCGTTGCTTTCGCGCGGCGGCAGCAAGATGGATCTGACCAATGTCGCGCCGGAAAATACCTCGCTGAAAAAGGCGTTTTTGCAGGGCTATCTTTGCAATCTGTTAAACCCAAAAGCAACGCTGTTCTTTCTGTCGATGTTTACTCAGGTGCTGAGCGTTAACTCTGGTTTCGGCGAAAAGGTGTGGTATGCGGGCATTATCCTCACGCTTTCCTCTCTCTGGTGGCCTTCGCTGGTGATCCTGATACAGAGCGCGCCTGTACGTCGCGGGCTGGCTAAAGCTCAGAAGCTGATCGACAAACTGCTCGGCGGCGTGCTGATTGCATTGGGCATTAAAGTCGCCCTTTCCTGA